Part of the Pseudomonas sp. P8_241 genome is shown below.
AAAGTGATCAGTCGCGATACCGCGCTGTCGGCGCGCCTGATCAAAGTGGTCAACAGCCCGCTTCTGCGCGCCACTCAGGAAGTGACCGATCTTCACACGGCAATCACGCGCCTGGGCATCAACTACAGCTGTAACCTGGCCATCGGCCTGGTGATGGAGCAGATTTTCCATGCCCGCTCCGATGTAGTGGAACAGAAGATGCGTGATGTCTGGCGCAAAAGCCTGGAGATCGCCGGGGTCAGCTATGCGCTGTGCCGCCGCTATACCCGGCTCAAACCTGATCAGGCCGCTCTGGGTGGACTGGTGCACCAGATCGGTGTGCTGCCGATTCTGACCTACGCCGAAGATCACTATGAATTGCTGTCCGACCCGGTCAGCCTCAATCATGTGATTGACCAGATTCATCCGCTGATCGGGGAAAAATTGCTCAAAGTCTGGGATTTCCCGGACAAGCTCGTACAGGTGCCGCGGCTTTACCTGGACTTCAGGCGTCAGTCAGCGCAAGTCGACTACGCGGACCTGGTGCAGATCGCGAGCCTGTATTGCCAAAAGGACACCGACCACCCGTTCGCCCGTGTCGATGTCTGCGACGTGCCGGTATTCAGGACGCTCGGCATCGACTTTGACGACAGGGTCATGTGCGCCGATCTGGAAGAAACCCGCTCGATGTTCTACTGAGCAATGTGGCGAGAGGGCTTGCCCGTCGCCACAGGTGTGGTGTTGCCGTGTTACTCCCCGGACATGAAACTCACCCGCACCTTCAACCCGGCGTGCTCACCATCGTGCAAGCTGATTTGCGCCAGATGTGCGCGGCAGATTTCACCGACGATCGCCAGGCCCAAACCTGATCCGGCGACTTGCTGGTTGCGCCGATAAAAACGTTCGAACACGCGGCCACGTTCGTCAATGGGAATGCCCGGGCCGTCATCCTCGACCTCCAGCACCGCCGGCGCGGTGACGCGCAAAATCACATTGCCACCCGCTGGTGTATGGGCCAGGGCGTTATCAACCAGATTGCTCAGCAGCTCATTGAGCAGTGTTGGCTCGCCTCGCAACCACACCGGCTCGTCCGCTTCCAGCGCCAGAGCGACACCGCGCTTGTGGGCCAGCGGGGCCATGGCCATGCCCAGCTCTCGCGCCAACTGACTCAGATCCAGCAACTGCGCGCCCCCCTCGGCGATCGCTCGTGCGCCGTATTCGACTCGCGCCAAAGAAAGCAATTGATTGGCCAGATGGGTCAGGCGATCCGTGCCTTGGGCGGCAGTTTCCAGCGTACTGCGCCAGGTATCGGGCTCAGCCGAACGCATGCCCAGTTCCAGTCGCGCCTTTAATGCCGCCAGCGGGGTTCGCAGCTCGTGGGCCGCATCGGCAATGAATTGCGCTTGCCGCTCGAATTGTTCGCGCAGACGCTCGGTAAAGTGATTGAGCGCTCGCACCAGCGGCCACAATTCGCGCTGCACTTCGACCAGCGGCAGCGGCCGCAGATCATCGGGTTGTCGCTCCTCCACCGCCGTGCGCAAGCGCTCCAACGGGCGTAATGCGGCGCTGACCGCAAACCAGACCAGCATCAATGCACCGATCGCCAGCATGCCCAGGCGCAACAAGGTATCGGCCGCCAGACTGCGGGCCATACTGACCCGCGCTTCATCGGTTTCCGCCACGCGGATCTCCGCCATGCCATTCATGTTCGGCTCGCTGACCGCCTTGAGCAGGCTGACCACACGCACGTTCTGCCCCTGATACGTCGCATTGTAAAAACGCGCCAGGGCGGGATAGTTATCGGTACGCAGCGTTCCCGGGGGCGGGGCTGGAAGATTTTCGTAACCGGAGATCAGCTTCTGGTTGATGTCATTGACCAAGTAGAAAATCCGCCCGGCGCTGTCGTAGGCAAAGGTATCGAGGGCCACGTAAGGCACATCGAGACTGAGGCTACCGTCGCGTTCGGACAGGCCGGCAGCGATGGTCCGCGCCGAGGCCAGCAAAGTCCGGTCATACGCAGTGTCGGCAGCTTCGCGACCATTCCAGTAAGCGCTCAGCCCACTGGCGAGCATCAATACCACCAGCAACAGCGCGAGGTTCCACAGCAACCGCCAGCGCAGGCTGCTGGGCTTATGCATCGCGGCTTTCCAGCAAGTAGCCGAGGCCGCGGAAGGTCACGATGGCGACCGGCTGGCCATCGAGCTTCTTGCGCAAGCGGTGCACGTAGATTTCGATCGCATCGGGGCTGGCCTCTTCGTCGAGGCCGAATACCTGGGAAGCCAGTTGTTCCTTGCTCATCACCCGACCGGGACGTGCGATCAGGGCTTCTAATACGGCCTGCTCGCGGGAAGTCAGGGTCAGTAATTCTTCACCGAGGGTAAAACGCCGGGTTTCCAGGTCATAAGCCAGCACACCGCAGCGCTGAATGCGCTCACCGCCCAGCACACTGCGGCGCAGCAAGGCTTTGACCCGCGCTTCGAGTTCGGTCAGTTCGAACGGCTTGGCCAGGTAATCGTCGGCGCCGAGGTTCAGGCCATGGACCCGATCCTTGACGTCGCTGCGGGCGGTCAGCATCAACACCGGCAGGTTCTTGCCCCGCGCCCGCAGGCGCGCCAGCACTTCGAATCCATCCATGCGCGGCAGCCCGACATCAAGGATTGCCATGGCGTATTCCTCGCTGCTCAGCGCCAGATCGGCAGCCACGCCATCGTGCAACACATCCACGGTCAGCCCGGTGCTTTTGAGCGCCTGGGCGACACTTTCGGCGAGCTGCAGATGATCTTCGACGAGCAGAACACGCATGGATATTTACCTCATTCAGGGACGGCCGACGCCATTCTTTGGCGCGGAGTTTACAGCGGCATCCGTCGCTGTGAAGCCCGAAAAAACGCGAAGGCCCGCTGAAAGGTTAGCGAAAGGTTGGGCCGTTAGAGTCTGGTTACGGGATGTTCCGATTGCCGACATCCTCTCCGTCGTTCGTAACCTGTTGTGAAATGTAGCTCTCGAAAAACGCCTTGAAGCGTTTTCGCCAATAAGAACAATAACCGAGGTACTGCAGCATGCTGTCCAGACAGCTCCAGGCTTACCCGCCCCATCCTTTCGATCCAATTCCAACTCTCGTAATCGCCAGCGCCGAAGCCGGCTGTTCGTGGTTCAGTCCTTGTGGACTTGAACACACCAGCACTGTGCGAAATCGACGCACCTGAATCATCCCGAAAAACAAAAACTCCTGTGGAGACAACAATGAATCGATCACTGCGCCGTTTCGCCCTCGCCGCCAGCTGCATGCTGTTTGCCGGCCAACTCATGGCCGAGCCAAAACGCCCGGAATGCATCGCCCCGGCGTCACCTGGCGGTGGCTTCGACCTGACCTGCAAACTGGCGCAAAGCGCGCTGATCAACGAAAAGCTGCTGACCAAACCCATGCGCGTGACCTACATGCCCGGTGGTGTCGGCGCGGTGGCGTATAACGCGGTGGTCGCGCAGCGGCCTGCGGATGCCGGTACTTTGGTGGCGTGGTCCAGCGGTTCGCTGTTGAACCTGGCGCAAGGCAAGTTCGGTCGCTTCGATGAAACCAACGTACGCTGGCTCGCTGCCGTTGGCACCAGCTACGGTGCCATCGCGGTGAAAAGCGATTCGCCCTACAAGACCCTAGACGATCTGGTACAGGCGCTGAAGAAAGATCCGAGCAAAGTGGTGATCGGTTCTGGTGGCACCGTTGGTAGCCAGGACTGGATGCAAACCGCGCTGATCGCCAAGGCCGCCGGTATCAACCCGCGTGACCTGCGTTACGTCGCCCTCGAAGGCGGTGGCGAAATCGCCACCGCCCTGCTCGGCGGGCACATTCAGGTCGGCAGCACCGACATCTCCGACTCCATGCCGCACATCCAGAGCGGCGACATGCGCCTGCTGGCGGTGTTCTCCGACAAGCGTCTGGACGAGCCGGAAATGAAGGACATTCCGACCGCCCGCGAGCAAGGCTATGACATCGTCTGGCCGGTGGTTCGCGGCTTCTACGTCGGGCCTAAAGTCAGCGATGAAGACTACGCCTGGTGGAAAGACTCGTTCGACAAGCTGCTGGCATCACCCGAGTTCGCCAAGCTGCGCGATCAGCGTGAACTGTTCCCGTTCGCCATGACCGGCCCGGAACTGGACACCTATGTGAAGAAGCAAGTCGCGGACTACAAAGTGCTGGCCAAAGAGTTCGGCCTGATCCAGTGATCGCCTCTGTCTAGCGGCTGCGGCTCCGTTCGGCGGAGCCGCAGCACAGGAGTTCCCCATGCTCTTACAACGCATTTTTGCTTCAGTGCTGTTGCTGGCCTGCATCAGCCTGGTGCTGATGGCCCTGCCCTACCAGGCACCTTTTTCCTACGAGCCGATCGGCCCGCGCGCGTTCCCCCTGTTGATGCTGGGACTGATGGGCCTGGCCCTGGTTTACATGGTGTATCGCCCCTCGCCGATCAAACACACCGATGAAGATCCGCCGATGGATCGCGAGACCCTGACCAAGATTGGTGTTTGCGTGCTGTTGCTGCTGGTCTTCGCCGGGCTGTTCGAACCGTTGGGCTTCATCCTCAGCAGCATGCTGGTTGGCATTCCGCTGGCTCGCCTGTACGGCGGGCGCTGGCTGCCGGGCGCGGTGATCATCAGCCTGATGAGTATCGGCCTGTACCTGCTGTTCGACAAAGTCATGGACGTGCCACTGCCTCTGGGCCTGCTCGACGTTCTGGAGAACTGATATGGATACGCTTGGATATTTGAGTCACGGTTTCGGCGTCGCACTGACCCCTTACAACCTCGTGACTGCACTCAGCGGCACACTGAT
Proteins encoded:
- a CDS encoding response regulator, giving the protein MRVLLVEDHLQLAESVAQALKSTGLTVDVLHDGVAADLALSSEEYAMAILDVGLPRMDGFEVLARLRARGKNLPVLMLTARSDVKDRVHGLNLGADDYLAKPFELTELEARVKALLRRSVLGGERIQRCGVLAYDLETRRFTLGEELLTLTSREQAVLEALIARPGRVMSKEQLASQVFGLDEEASPDAIEIYVHRLRKKLDGQPVAIVTFRGLGYLLESRDA
- a CDS encoding sensor histidine kinase N-terminal domain-containing protein, translating into MHKPSSLRWRLLWNLALLLVVLMLASGLSAYWNGREAADTAYDRTLLASARTIAAGLSERDGSLSLDVPYVALDTFAYDSAGRIFYLVNDINQKLISGYENLPAPPPGTLRTDNYPALARFYNATYQGQNVRVVSLLKAVSEPNMNGMAEIRVAETDEARVSMARSLAADTLLRLGMLAIGALMLVWFAVSAALRPLERLRTAVEERQPDDLRPLPLVEVQRELWPLVRALNHFTERLREQFERQAQFIADAAHELRTPLAALKARLELGMRSAEPDTWRSTLETAAQGTDRLTHLANQLLSLARVEYGARAIAEGGAQLLDLSQLARELGMAMAPLAHKRGVALALEADEPVWLRGEPTLLNELLSNLVDNALAHTPAGGNVILRVTAPAVLEVEDDGPGIPIDERGRVFERFYRRNQQVAGSGLGLAIVGEICRAHLAQISLHDGEHAGLKVRVSFMSGE
- a CDS encoding tripartite tricarboxylate transporter TctB family protein, giving the protein MLLQRIFASVLLLACISLVLMALPYQAPFSYEPIGPRAFPLLMLGLMGLALVYMVYRPSPIKHTDEDPPMDRETLTKIGVCVLLLLVFAGLFEPLGFILSSMLVGIPLARLYGGRWLPGAVIISLMSIGLYLLFDKVMDVPLPLGLLDVLEN
- a CDS encoding Bug family tripartite tricarboxylate transporter substrate binding protein, with amino-acid sequence MNRSLRRFALAASCMLFAGQLMAEPKRPECIAPASPGGGFDLTCKLAQSALINEKLLTKPMRVTYMPGGVGAVAYNAVVAQRPADAGTLVAWSSGSLLNLAQGKFGRFDETNVRWLAAVGTSYGAIAVKSDSPYKTLDDLVQALKKDPSKVVIGSGGTVGSQDWMQTALIAKAAGINPRDLRYVALEGGGEIATALLGGHIQVGSTDISDSMPHIQSGDMRLLAVFSDKRLDEPEMKDIPTAREQGYDIVWPVVRGFYVGPKVSDEDYAWWKDSFDKLLASPEFAKLRDQRELFPFAMTGPELDTYVKKQVADYKVLAKEFGLIQ
- a CDS encoding HDOD domain-containing protein; protein product: MSELAEKVQQDLVEAIDNDDLVLPTLPEVALQIRKAAENPEVSVSTLSKVISRDTALSARLIKVVNSPLLRATQEVTDLHTAITRLGINYSCNLAIGLVMEQIFHARSDVVEQKMRDVWRKSLEIAGVSYALCRRYTRLKPDQAALGGLVHQIGVLPILTYAEDHYELLSDPVSLNHVIDQIHPLIGEKLLKVWDFPDKLVQVPRLYLDFRRQSAQVDYADLVQIASLYCQKDTDHPFARVDVCDVPVFRTLGIDFDDRVMCADLEETRSMFY